A window of Chitinispirillum alkaliphilum contains these coding sequences:
- a CDS encoding Ribose-phosphate pyrophosphokinase — protein MIGKLKIFSGNANLPLANSICNYAGIELGGCEIIKFSNENIKVRICETVRGHDVFIIQPSCVPVNEGIMELLIMIDAVKHASAGRITAVVPYFPYVRSDKKDEPRISITARLMADLLETAGADRVMTMNLHSPQIQGFFRVPVDHLLAGRLLCDHFRDCGTDNCVVVAPDAGSAKRAGTYAISLGLPLAILDKRRSDDKENPQIHHVIGDVKGKRAIIFDDEIASGGSIIEVVNALERLGVTEIQACCVHAVLSGHAVERLQNSSLSKLVVTDTIHIPEEKKFPKLEIISVAEMFSKAIKFTNEGQSISGLYDGY, from the coding sequence ATGATAGGTAAGCTGAAGATTTTCTCCGGAAATGCTAATTTACCACTGGCAAATTCGATCTGTAATTATGCCGGTATTGAACTTGGGGGTTGTGAAATAATCAAGTTCAGCAACGAAAACATCAAGGTCAGAATTTGTGAAACCGTTCGGGGGCATGATGTTTTCATCATTCAGCCATCATGTGTTCCAGTCAATGAAGGTATAATGGAACTGCTGATAATGATCGATGCGGTTAAACATGCCAGTGCCGGAAGAATCACAGCTGTCGTACCATACTTCCCCTATGTTCGTTCCGATAAAAAAGATGAACCCAGAATATCCATTACAGCCCGCCTGATGGCTGATCTTCTTGAAACTGCAGGTGCGGATCGTGTGATGACCATGAACCTTCACTCTCCACAGATTCAGGGCTTCTTCAGAGTCCCCGTGGACCACCTTCTCGCAGGCAGGCTACTCTGTGACCACTTCAGAGATTGTGGAACTGATAACTGCGTAGTGGTGGCGCCAGATGCGGGAAGTGCCAAAAGAGCCGGAACCTATGCCATAAGTCTTGGGCTCCCACTTGCGATTCTGGACAAAAGACGCTCTGATGATAAGGAAAATCCACAAATCCATCACGTAATCGGGGATGTCAAAGGGAAACGCGCCATTATCTTTGATGACGAAATTGCTTCCGGTGGGTCGATTATCGAAGTGGTTAATGCACTTGAACGCCTCGGAGTCACAGAGATCCAGGCATGTTGTGTTCATGCGGTACTCTCTGGTCACGCAGTTGAAAGATTGCAGAACTCTTCACTTTCAAAACTGGTGGTAACCGATACAATTCACATACCGGAAGAGAAGAAATTTCCAAAACTTGAAATTATCTCGGTTGCAGAAATGTTTTCAAAAGCAATTAAATTCACCAATGAGGGGCAGTCAATCAGCGGCCTTTACGACGGATATTAA
- a CDS encoding Ribosomal large subunit pseudouridine synthase C gives MIEYKAGPDETGSRLDRFLRKKMPLMGLSDIYALIRKGRVLVDSNKAKANHRLKEGELLQIRANPSEFSTDEKNSSLADLVNTEFFKHNFKILFEDSAILVCNKPCGLVVHPGSGHLKHDNLIDLASAYMLSKNHEQAPVLTHRLDRDTSGIILLAKNKGIVRKLHQSMISGKFTKQYLAISHNRPPKTEGRVSLGMKRTHDSSGMKMKIAEKGDHSESSYRLTEYRNELSSLEIILHTGKTHQIRVHMAHLLAPIVGDVRYGRKDLDQKLFSSRKNLPPRLYLHAHKLSFPHPLNSKKITLKADIPAEFRKIMN, from the coding sequence GTGATAGAATACAAAGCCGGCCCTGATGAGACCGGTTCAAGACTGGACAGATTTCTGAGAAAAAAAATGCCCCTCATGGGACTTTCAGACATCTATGCTCTTATCAGAAAAGGGCGGGTGCTGGTCGACAGTAATAAAGCAAAAGCAAACCACAGACTTAAAGAGGGGGAGCTCCTTCAAATCAGAGCAAACCCCTCTGAATTCTCCACAGATGAAAAAAATTCCTCTTTAGCAGATCTTGTCAACACAGAGTTTTTTAAGCATAATTTCAAAATTCTTTTTGAAGACTCTGCGATTCTTGTCTGTAATAAACCCTGTGGGCTGGTTGTTCATCCGGGAAGCGGACACCTCAAACATGACAATCTCATAGATCTGGCTTCAGCCTACATGCTCTCAAAAAACCATGAGCAAGCCCCTGTTCTGACACACAGGCTCGACAGGGATACTTCTGGAATTATCCTTCTTGCCAAAAATAAGGGCATCGTAAGAAAGCTGCACCAGTCAATGATTAGCGGTAAATTTACAAAGCAGTACCTGGCAATTTCTCACAATAGGCCTCCCAAAACGGAGGGCAGGGTCAGTTTAGGAATGAAAAGAACTCACGACAGCTCTGGAATGAAAATGAAGATAGCTGAAAAGGGGGATCACTCCGAGAGCAGTTACAGGTTAACAGAGTACAGAAACGAACTGTCCAGCCTTGAAATTATTCTCCACACAGGAAAAACTCATCAGATCAGGGTACATATGGCCCATTTATTGGCCCCTATTGTTGGTGATGTCCGTTACGGAAGAAAAGATCTGGATCAGAAACTTTTCTCCTCAAGGAAAAATCTCCCTCCCAGGTTATACCTCCATGCCCATAAGCTCAGTTTTCCCCACCCTCTAAACTCCAAAAAAATAACACTTAAAGCAGATATCCCTGCTGAATTCAGGAAGATTATGAACTAA
- a CDS encoding PHP domain protein, whose translation MFENNNDHKKKHVDLHIHTTFSDGSCSVEEVMNIASEKKLEAISITDHDCTDAYPLASKIGDSMGIEVIPGVELSSEIQGTDIHILGYYIDITNQALQKKLKEMKQARFIRAKKMVANLNKQGIDLRFDTVLGIAGVGAIGRPHIAAAMLKEELVYSFREAFDKYIGYGLPAYVEKLKMHPKEVFSLIKHAGGIPVLAHPGVTKVDERIPEFIRDGLMGIEVYHSEHPGSVQRHYLKICKKQNLAYTGGSDFHSSNHNKSEIGSQQIPFSTVESLKTKLIPAN comes from the coding sequence ATGTTTGAAAATAACAACGATCATAAAAAAAAACATGTAGATCTCCATATCCATACTACTTTTTCCGACGGCAGCTGCAGTGTGGAAGAAGTGATGAACATTGCCTCAGAGAAAAAGCTTGAGGCGATATCGATCACCGACCATGATTGTACCGATGCTTATCCGCTTGCATCAAAAATAGGTGATTCCATGGGTATTGAGGTAATCCCGGGTGTAGAACTATCAAGTGAGATACAGGGAACTGATATTCACATCCTCGGTTACTATATCGACATTACAAACCAGGCCCTGCAGAAAAAATTAAAAGAGATGAAACAGGCCCGTTTTATCCGTGCTAAAAAAATGGTGGCCAATCTCAACAAACAGGGAATAGACCTTCGTTTCGATACTGTTCTGGGAATCGCCGGGGTCGGGGCAATCGGCAGACCACACATCGCCGCAGCAATGCTAAAAGAGGAGCTTGTGTATTCATTCAGAGAAGCTTTTGATAAATACATTGGTTACGGATTACCGGCATATGTGGAAAAGCTCAAGATGCATCCCAAAGAAGTGTTCAGTCTCATAAAACACGCCGGGGGGATACCTGTACTTGCGCATCCCGGTGTAACCAAAGTTGATGAACGGATACCGGAATTTATCCGTGATGGTCTGATGGGCATAGAGGTGTACCATAGCGAACATCCCGGATCGGTTCAGCGACATTACCTTAAAATATGTAAAAAACAAAACCTCGCCTACACAGGTGGTTCCGATTTCCACAGCAGCAATCATAACAAATCGGAAATCGGCTCACAGCAGATTCCCTTCAGCACTGTTGAAAGTCTCAAAACCAAACTGATTCCTGCAAACTGA
- a CDS encoding mannose-1-phosphate guanylyltransferase/mannose-6-phosphate isomerase, whose product MNVIPVVLAGGIGERFWPLSRSGMPKQLHSIISNKTMLEDTLRRVSPLCSENQKPLVVTNQAIAEKIENVISPEIKIDIIAEPQGKNTAPAVALAAAWVQKNYGDAVMLIVSADHAISPQEDFIKTASYAVERANESDQLVVFGIKPNRPETGYGYIETAELLNEDNGNQLFKVKRFVEKPDSEKAERFMKSGNFLWNSGMFVWRTSVILEEFKKYMPQLFAQTEKLSSKNFSLSAIETFYSECEKESIDFGIMEHSLKTAVVAGVFNWDDIGSWESLSRVHGKNENQSTTLGKGIFEKDCQDSLIVNKSGKPLATIGLKNTAVIAVEDTFLVIERSRLPELKTYLEELKKNGEFPKDLF is encoded by the coding sequence ATGAATGTAATCCCTGTCGTTTTAGCTGGCGGTATAGGAGAGCGGTTCTGGCCTCTTAGCAGATCCGGTATGCCAAAACAGCTCCATTCCATTATAAGCAATAAAACCATGCTTGAAGATACACTCAGGAGGGTGTCCCCCCTCTGCTCAGAAAACCAAAAGCCACTGGTAGTTACAAATCAGGCTATTGCAGAAAAGATTGAAAATGTCATATCTCCTGAGATCAAAATCGACATCATTGCAGAGCCACAGGGGAAAAATACCGCTCCCGCTGTTGCCCTTGCTGCTGCCTGGGTCCAAAAGAACTATGGTGATGCGGTTATGCTGATTGTTTCAGCAGATCATGCGATATCACCGCAGGAAGACTTTATCAAAACAGCCTCCTACGCCGTTGAGCGCGCAAATGAGTCCGACCAGCTTGTTGTGTTTGGAATCAAACCAAACCGTCCGGAGACCGGCTATGGCTATATAGAAACAGCGGAACTGTTAAATGAAGATAATGGTAATCAGCTTTTCAAAGTGAAAAGATTTGTTGAGAAACCCGACTCTGAAAAAGCAGAAAGATTTATGAAATCGGGTAATTTCCTCTGGAACAGCGGTATGTTTGTGTGGCGCACCTCTGTTATCCTCGAAGAATTTAAAAAATATATGCCCCAGCTCTTCGCTCAAACTGAAAAACTAAGCAGTAAAAATTTCAGTCTTTCTGCCATCGAGACATTCTACTCCGAATGCGAAAAGGAGTCAATTGATTTTGGAATTATGGAACACTCTCTGAAAACGGCGGTTGTTGCAGGGGTGTTTAACTGGGATGATATAGGATCCTGGGAGTCTCTTTCACGTGTACACGGGAAAAATGAAAACCAGAGCACAACCCTTGGAAAAGGGATCTTTGAGAAAGACTGTCAAGACTCACTTATAGTGAACAAGTCGGGGAAACCTCTCGCCACCATTGGTTTGAAAAACACAGCCGTAATTGCAGTAGAAGATACGTTTCTTGTGATTGAAAGATCCAGGCTTCCTGAACTTAAAACCTATCTGGAAGAATTGAAAAAGAATGGAGAATTTCCTAAGGATCTCTTTTAA
- a CDS encoding Lipid-A-disaccharide synthase yields MERPFSVAFCAGDPSGDQHAAGILKELHNIHPNLRCWGIGGPEMQKEGFQPILPFAQFNRMGFAEVITHLPFFLKAKKTFVKQLSRTPPEVLVCVDYPGFNMELLKEAHKLKIPVVWYIAPMVWAWKKKRAQTLGNLASHIAVIFPFEVQYFDKFRAPVSFVGNPLSESIIKEEKSNQKRRSLPQQGSPIRLAVVPGSRKQEIDKMLPPMLSAAKILKKEYPNLQITVSKYQGFNNSYFKRRIDLDCINIFPGSLRNLLESSDIAMVTSGTASLETALMGVPHVIAYRTSTINYEIMKRLVKIPHIGLPNVIAREKIVPELIQRDVNPQRLASEIKSILNYEEKYNTMAQKLYELRTLLGERNSSLSLAQIIFSFYKTES; encoded by the coding sequence ATGGAAAGACCATTTTCAGTAGCATTCTGTGCAGGTGATCCCTCCGGGGACCAGCATGCCGCAGGCATACTAAAAGAGCTGCACAACATCCACCCGAATCTCAGATGCTGGGGTATCGGTGGACCCGAAATGCAAAAAGAGGGTTTTCAGCCGATTCTGCCCTTTGCCCAGTTCAACCGTATGGGTTTTGCAGAAGTAATTACCCATTTGCCGTTTTTTCTGAAGGCAAAGAAAACATTTGTCAAACAACTCAGCAGAACACCTCCCGAAGTTCTGGTGTGTGTTGATTATCCTGGCTTTAATATGGAGCTTCTTAAAGAGGCACACAAACTCAAAATTCCCGTTGTTTGGTATATTGCCCCTATGGTCTGGGCATGGAAAAAAAAGAGAGCCCAAACACTGGGAAATCTCGCCTCTCATATAGCTGTTATATTCCCTTTTGAAGTTCAGTATTTTGATAAATTCAGGGCACCGGTAAGTTTCGTCGGAAACCCATTATCTGAATCTATCATTAAAGAGGAGAAATCAAACCAAAAGCGCAGAAGCCTTCCTCAACAAGGTTCCCCTATAAGACTTGCAGTGGTTCCAGGCAGCAGAAAACAGGAAATCGATAAAATGCTACCCCCAATGCTCTCTGCGGCCAAAATCCTGAAAAAAGAATACCCTAACCTCCAGATCACTGTATCAAAATATCAGGGCTTCAACAACTCTTATTTCAAACGCAGAATAGATCTCGATTGCATCAACATCTTCCCGGGCTCACTCAGAAATCTACTGGAAAGCTCCGATATCGCCATGGTTACAAGCGGTACAGCTTCCCTTGAAACAGCCCTTATGGGTGTGCCCCATGTTATCGCGTACCGCACATCCACTATAAACTATGAAATCATGAAAAGATTGGTCAAAATTCCACATATCGGATTACCCAATGTGATAGCACGGGAAAAGATTGTACCAGAGCTAATTCAAAGGGATGTAAATCCACAGAGATTAGCCTCTGAAATCAAATCTATTTTGAATTACGAAGAAAAATACAACACTATGGCTCAGAAACTTTATGAACTGAGAACTCTTCTCGGGGAGAGAAATTCATCGCTAAGTTTGGCGCAAATAATCTTCTCATTCTATAAAACTGAAAGTTAA
- a CDS encoding 3-methyl-2-oxobutanoate hydroxymethyltransferase, translating to MKKNIDYLKEKKRKNIPVTMLTAYDYPTAVFEEEAGVDCILVGDSVGTNVLGYSSERDVTLSDMVHHLRAVSRGVKDSFLIADLPFGTADTLDQALGNSRHLLDNGADCVKLEGWAEKKAIVKGLVNAGVNVCAHIGYNPQIHEGKPRTFGRTPDQALMLLRSSIELEQAGASLIVLEKIPAEVARIISTTISIPTIGIGSGADCDGQVLVIGDLLGMTQRVFKHAKPYASVRNDTITGIKNYITETKQRQFPGNENCTHLTATELEEVRKLLKEHIPEVPFE from the coding sequence TTGAAAAAAAATATCGATTACTTAAAAGAAAAAAAACGCAAAAATATACCTGTCACTATGCTGACAGCCTACGATTACCCCACTGCGGTATTCGAGGAAGAGGCCGGTGTGGATTGCATTCTTGTGGGTGACAGTGTGGGTACAAATGTTCTTGGCTATTCAAGCGAGCGCGATGTCACTCTCAGTGATATGGTTCACCATCTCAGAGCGGTTTCCCGTGGAGTTAAAGATTCTTTTCTCATTGCAGACCTGCCTTTTGGAACAGCCGACACACTGGATCAGGCCCTGGGCAACTCCAGGCATTTGCTTGACAACGGAGCTGACTGTGTAAAGCTTGAAGGGTGGGCAGAGAAAAAAGCGATCGTGAAGGGCCTTGTGAACGCGGGTGTAAATGTATGTGCCCATATAGGATATAATCCCCAGATTCACGAAGGAAAGCCACGCACCTTTGGTAGAACACCCGACCAGGCTCTTATGCTGCTCAGGAGTTCAATTGAACTTGAACAGGCGGGAGCGAGTCTCATAGTCCTGGAGAAAATTCCTGCAGAAGTGGCGAGAATAATATCGACCACAATCAGTATTCCCACAATCGGCATTGGAAGCGGGGCGGATTGCGATGGTCAGGTCCTGGTAATAGGTGATCTTCTTGGTATGACCCAGCGGGTTTTCAAGCACGCAAAGCCTTATGCCAGCGTGAGAAACGACACCATTACAGGGATAAAAAACTACATCACAGAAACAAAACAGCGTCAGTTTCCCGGAAATGAAAACTGTACCCACCTAACCGCTACAGAGCTTGAAGAGGTCAGGAAATTACTGAAAGAGCACATTCCGGAAGTTCCTTTTGAGTAA
- a CDS encoding Oligopeptide ABC transporter, ATP-binding protein: MPNDNIVNSSATVAATAEETGKTKKGKADIFLGSNITCTFGHGKKQITAIKNLSFDIKEEEIVSIVGGSGCGKSVLAKTMLGLIKPSKGKILYNNRMIADLKRHWREVQAVYQDPFSCFNQFFTIRSQLKSSFGIFKEKISNTEKEDRVDEALLAVNIKPKEIEGKYPFELSGGQMQRMLLARIFALKPKVLIADEPTSMVDACVRANILDYLMKLKEELKMTIVFVTHDIGLAYYVSDRLFIMHDGRIVEQGSPDDVTLRPKNRHTIQLLDDIPDVNKQWIK, from the coding sequence ATGCCCAATGATAACATTGTCAACTCTTCTGCTACTGTGGCCGCTACCGCCGAAGAGACCGGGAAAACTAAAAAAGGTAAAGCCGATATTTTTCTTGGCAGCAATATCACTTGTACATTCGGACATGGGAAAAAACAGATCACTGCGATAAAAAATCTCTCTTTCGATATTAAAGAGGAGGAGATTGTTTCGATAGTGGGAGGATCTGGCTGTGGTAAGAGTGTTCTTGCAAAAACAATGCTTGGCCTCATCAAGCCATCAAAAGGAAAAATTCTTTACAATAATAGAATGATCGCTGATCTTAAGAGACACTGGAGGGAAGTACAGGCTGTATATCAGGACCCATTCAGCTGCTTTAACCAGTTTTTTACAATCCGTTCACAGCTTAAGAGTTCTTTTGGTATCTTTAAAGAAAAGATCTCCAATACGGAAAAAGAGGACAGGGTTGATGAGGCTCTTTTGGCTGTAAACATAAAGCCCAAGGAAATAGAAGGAAAATACCCCTTTGAATTGTCCGGTGGACAGATGCAGCGTATGCTTCTGGCCAGAATATTTGCCCTGAAACCCAAAGTGCTTATTGCCGACGAACCAACCAGTATGGTTGACGCATGTGTGCGCGCAAATATCCTTGATTACCTGATGAAACTCAAGGAAGAACTAAAAATGACAATCGTATTTGTCACTCACGATATAGGACTGGCTTATTACGTAAGTGACAGATTATTCATTATGCATGATGGTAGAATTGTGGAACAGGGTTCACCCGATGATGTTACACTCAGACCAAAAAACAGACATACCATACAATTATTGGATGATATTCCCGATGTCAATAAGCAGTGGATTAAATAG
- a CDS encoding Oligopeptide ABC transporter, ATP-binding protein OppD produces MSVFEVKDLHLHYLTRFGKKIHAVSGVSFSMEEGEILGIAGESGCGKTTLVSGCMGLFIPPLYPTSGDVLVGGESLMNRTPDDVRQNVLAKKVAMIPQGAFNALNPTRKIRNLAFDLLQSHGIKGSKKELHDKVFERFELIGLDTKRILNSFPIQITAGERQRCVIGISTLLNPKMVIADEPTSALDVSTQKRIIKMIFDLLDKKIFSTMMFITHELPLLRHVAHRIAIMYAGEIVELGTTEQIVFDGRHPYTKALMSSTLSAEPGQKEQKPTVIEGAPPNLANPISGCRFAERCPVAKDDCKKNKQEIRIVGDRQVRCQYAQ; encoded by the coding sequence ATGTCGGTATTTGAAGTTAAAGACCTGCATCTTCACTATCTAACCAGATTCGGCAAAAAAATTCACGCCGTTTCAGGGGTTTCCTTTTCAATGGAAGAGGGAGAGATATTAGGTATTGCAGGAGAATCAGGCTGCGGAAAAACCACTCTTGTAAGTGGATGTATGGGACTTTTTATCCCTCCTCTTTATCCCACATCGGGTGATGTGCTGGTAGGAGGGGAGTCTTTGATGAACAGAACTCCTGATGATGTGCGGCAGAATGTTCTTGCTAAAAAGGTTGCCATGATCCCTCAGGGTGCATTCAATGCGCTTAACCCTACACGTAAAATTAGAAATCTGGCCTTCGATCTTCTTCAGAGTCATGGAATTAAGGGAAGTAAAAAAGAGTTGCATGATAAAGTATTTGAAAGGTTTGAACTTATTGGCCTCGATACTAAACGCATTCTTAACTCTTTTCCTATACAGATAACAGCAGGAGAGAGGCAGAGGTGCGTTATCGGCATCTCAACTCTTCTTAACCCAAAGATGGTTATCGCTGATGAACCTACATCTGCACTCGATGTCTCTACTCAGAAGAGAATAATAAAAATGATCTTTGATCTGTTGGATAAAAAGATCTTCTCTACCATGATGTTTATCACTCATGAACTTCCTCTGCTTCGTCATGTCGCTCACAGGATCGCAATCATGTATGCAGGTGAGATTGTTGAACTCGGGACAACGGAACAGATCGTTTTCGATGGAAGGCATCCTTACACCAAGGCTTTGATGAGTTCAACGCTGAGTGCTGAACCAGGACAGAAGGAACAAAAACCCACGGTGATTGAAGGTGCTCCGCCCAATCTGGCAAATCCAATCAGCGGGTGCAGATTCGCTGAGAGGTGTCCTGTCGCAAAAGATGACTGTAAAAAGAACAAACAAGAGATCCGAATTGTCGGAGACAGACAAGTGAGGTGTCAATATGCCCAATGA
- a CDS encoding Oligopeptide ABC transporter, permease protein 2, which yields MKLLRNLLKQPAFVFGAGLFLLTILVAVIGNLVIDAVAINDTVGGMYNPPSSEALLGTDHLGRSVLPMLISGLGSSLYVGFLAGIIATTLGTLLGVYAGFTGGWIDDLINMITNLFLVIPIFVVLLLISSALEDGRSLNLIAIIIGLTAWTWTARSVRAQSASLKSRDHIALARINGAGTFKILMVHILPYLLSYVFMVFIIQLATGILMEASISMIGLGPVDGTSLGIILNEANSNNALLDGAWWAFMPAAVLITVIVFALYTLNTSMEGVFNPRLRK from the coding sequence ATGAAACTGTTGCGCAATTTACTTAAACAACCAGCATTTGTTTTCGGAGCGGGTCTGTTTCTTCTGACCATACTCGTTGCCGTTATCGGAAATTTGGTCATTGATGCAGTTGCTATAAATGATACCGTTGGAGGAATGTACAATCCTCCTTCTTCAGAAGCATTACTGGGAACCGACCACCTTGGCCGAAGTGTCCTGCCTATGCTCATTTCTGGTCTGGGATCTTCTCTTTATGTGGGATTTCTTGCTGGTATCATTGCCACCACCTTAGGTACACTTCTGGGGGTTTACGCAGGGTTTACCGGCGGATGGATCGATGATTTAATAAACATGATTACAAATCTGTTTTTAGTGATACCGATTTTTGTTGTGCTGCTTCTTATTAGTTCTGCTCTTGAAGATGGCAGATCACTCAATCTGATCGCTATTATTATTGGATTAACAGCCTGGACCTGGACGGCCAGATCGGTCAGAGCTCAGTCTGCAAGTCTTAAAAGCAGGGACCATATAGCTTTGGCCAGAATCAACGGAGCAGGCACATTTAAAATCCTGATGGTTCACATCTTACCATATCTGCTCTCATATGTTTTTATGGTGTTTATTATTCAGCTTGCAACCGGTATACTAATGGAAGCAAGTATCAGTATGATAGGTTTGGGTCCAGTTGATGGGACTTCCTTAGGGATAATCTTAAATGAAGCAAATTCAAACAATGCTTTGCTTGATGGTGCGTGGTGGGCATTTATGCCAGCAGCAGTTCTTATAACTGTAATCGTTTTCGCACTATACACATTAAACACTTCGATGGAAGGTGTTTTCAACCCCCGCCTTCGTAAATAG
- a CDS encoding Oligopeptide ABC transporter, permease protein OppB has translation MLNKFPTIKYILQRGFWYLLTFFVAVSITFLLPRLGQDPFEIILSQTTRGLSPEDVANREANLLKDFGMVEVDLLGNVVREEPREGERFGRPVRKSLFEQYINYLGMVFRGDLGTSISQARAVSEILRESIVWTLALQFPTIVIGWFLGNMLGALAAYKRGIFDKVFFPLSLFTTSTPFFVFGMLLVFVLAVVFNFFPAYGGYAWAVTPGFNWPFIRSAAYHYILPFMSIFPVLVGGQAIGMRSMGIYELGTDYVKYAKSLGIKESKIMMYIFRNAMLPQLAGLALNLGVMIGGALITEMIFSYPGLGTTLLEAVQNNDFFVIQGGALLVATTVLIANFTVDILIGFFDPRVKAGRTGA, from the coding sequence ATGCTAAACAAATTTCCTACTATCAAATATATCCTTCAAAGAGGATTTTGGTATTTACTTACCTTCTTTGTAGCTGTCTCAATTACGTTTCTCCTGCCCCGCCTGGGACAGGATCCATTTGAAATAATATTGAGTCAGACAACTCGTGGACTATCTCCGGAAGACGTGGCAAACAGAGAAGCTAACTTGCTCAAAGATTTTGGGATGGTCGAGGTTGATCTGCTTGGCAATGTGGTGCGTGAGGAGCCAAGGGAAGGTGAGAGATTCGGAAGGCCTGTAAGAAAATCCCTGTTTGAACAATACATCAACTATTTAGGGATGGTGTTTAGGGGTGATTTAGGTACCTCGATCAGTCAGGCCAGAGCTGTTAGTGAAATATTAAGAGAATCTATTGTCTGGACACTTGCCCTTCAGTTTCCAACCATAGTGATAGGGTGGTTTCTTGGGAACATGTTGGGAGCTCTGGCTGCGTACAAAAGAGGGATTTTCGACAAAGTGTTTTTCCCCCTCTCTCTGTTCACTACCTCAACACCGTTTTTTGTGTTTGGTATGCTTCTGGTTTTTGTGCTTGCTGTAGTTTTCAATTTCTTCCCTGCTTATGGGGGATATGCCTGGGCGGTAACTCCCGGATTCAACTGGCCTTTCATAAGAAGTGCTGCTTATCATTATATACTTCCCTTTATGTCTATTTTTCCGGTTCTTGTAGGGGGACAGGCCATTGGAATGCGTTCTATGGGTATATATGAGCTTGGTACAGATTATGTAAAATATGCCAAATCACTTGGAATAAAAGAGAGCAAAATCATGATGTATATATTCAGAAATGCAATGCTGCCTCAGCTGGCAGGACTTGCTCTGAATCTTGGTGTTATGATTGGTGGTGCACTCATTACAGAGATGATTTTCTCCTATCCGGGACTTGGTACAACACTGCTTGAGGCTGTGCAGAATAATGATTTTTTCGTTATTCAGGGTGGAGCTCTTCTTGTGGCAACTACTGTTCTGATTGCAAACTTCACTGTTGATATATTAATCGGTTTTTTCGATCCTCGCGTCAAAGCGGGACGAACAGGGGCATAA